In a genomic window of Gossypium arboreum isolate Shixiya-1 chromosome 7, ASM2569848v2, whole genome shotgun sequence:
- the LOC108452463 gene encoding asparagine synthetase [glutamine-hydrolyzing] 1-like isoform X1 yields MCGILAVLGCSDDSQAKRVRVLELSRRLKHRGPDWSGLHQHGDCYLAHQRLAIVDPASGDQPLFNEDKSVVVTVNGEIYNHEELRKKLVNHKFRTGSDCDVIAHLYEEYGEDFVDMMDGIFSFVLLDTRDNSYIVARDAIGVTSLYIGWGLDGSVWISSEMKGLNDDCEHFECFPPGHLYSSKTGVFRRWYNPPWFSEAIPSVPYDPLVLRRAFENAVIKRLMTDVPFGVLLSGGLDSSLVASITARYLAGTKTAKHWGSQLHSFCVGLENSPDLKAAREVAEYLGTVHHEFHFTVQDGIDAIEDVIYHIETYDVTTIRASTPMFLMSRKIKSLGVKMVISGEGSDEIFGGYLYFHKAPNKDEFHHETCRKIKALHQYDCLRANKATSAWGLEARVPFLDKQFINVAMSIDPESKMVSNQFIVVLELLGSLYMLLYFMNQIKKDEGRIEKWILRRAFDDEEHPYLPKHILYRQKEQFSDGVGYSWIDGLKAHADQHVTNKMMRNASNIFPHNTPTTKEAYYYRMIFERFFPQNSARLTVPGGATVACSTAKAVEWDSAWKNNLDPSGRAALGVHLSAYNAETPLSNMPSKVIDNIPRMIEVPGVAIQS; encoded by the exons atgTGTGGGATTTTAGCTGTTTTGGGTTGTTCTGACGATTCTCAGGCAAAAAGGGTTCGAGTGCTGGAACTTTCCCGCAG GCTGAAACACCGTGGTCCAGACTGGAGTGGCCTCCACCAACATGGAGACTGCTATTTGGCCCATCAACGCCTTGCCATCGTTGATCCTGCTTCGGGTGACCAACCTCTCTTTAACGAAGACAAGAGTGTTGTTGTCACG GTGAATGGAGAGATTTACAACCATGAAGAACTGAGGAAGAAATTGGTAAACCACAAGTTCAGGACTGGCAGTGACTGTGATGTTATTGCCCATCTG TACGAGGAGTATGGGGAAGACTTTGTGGATATGATGGATGGAATCTTCTCATTTGTGTTGCTTGATACCCGAGACAACAGCTACATTGTTGCACGTGATGCTATTGGGGTCACATCCCTCTACATTGGCTGGGGACTTGACG GTTCGGTTTGGATATCTTCCGAAATGAAAGGATTAAATGATGACTGTGAACACTTTGAGTGCTTTCCTCCTGGTCACTTGTACTCCAGCAAAACAGGAGTATTTAGAAGATGGTACAATCCACCATGGTTCTCTGAGGCCATTCCATCAGTTCCATACGATCCCCTTGTTCTAAGACGTGCTTTTGAAAAT GCTGTGATCAAAAGACTGATGACCGATGTACCTTTTGGAGTTCTTCTATCTGGAGGTCTCGATTCATCGTTGGTTGCTTCTATCACAGCTCGATACTTGGCTGGTACCAAGACTGCTAAACATTGGGGAAGCCAGCTCCATTCTTTTTGTGTTGGCCTCGAG AATTCACCAGATTTGAAGGCTGCAAGGGAGGTTGCAGAATATCTGGGAACGGTTCATCATGAGTTTCACTTTACTGTTCAA GATGGTATTGATGCCATCGAAGATGTCATCTACCACATAGAAACCTATGATGTTACCACAATCAGGGCAAGCACTCCAATGTTCTTGATGTCGCGGAAGATCAAGTCTTTAGGGGTGAAGATGGTTATATCTGGTGAAGGTTCTGATGAGATTTTTGGTGGGTATTTGTACTTCCACAAGGCACCAAATAAGGATGAATTCCACCACGAAACCTGCCGTAAG ATAAAGGCTCTTCACCAGTATGATTGTTTGAGAGCTAACAAAGCAACATCTGCATGGGGATTGGAGGCTCGAGTCCCATTCTTAGACAAGCAATTCATCAATGTTGCCATGTCTATAGACCCTGAATCAAAGATGGTAAGCAATCAATTTATTGTTGTCTTGGAATTGCTTGGTTCATTATACATGCTTCTCTATTTCATGAATCAGATAAAAAAGGATGAAGGACGCATCGAGAAGTGGATTCTTAGGAGGGCCTTCGATGATGAAGAACATCCCTATCTGCCAAAG CATATCCTTTACAGACAGAAAGAACAGTTTAGTGATGGTGTGGGTTATAGTTGGATTGATGGTCTCAAAGCACATGCTGACCAACAT GTAACCAATAAGATGATGCGTAACGCATCTAACATCTTCCCTCACAACACACCAACTACAAAAGAAGCTTACTACTACAGGATGATTTTCGAGAGATTCTTCCCTCAG AATTCGGCAAGATTGACCGTACCTGGAGGAGCTACCGTAGCATGCAGCACTGCTAAAGCAGTTGAGTGGGATTCTGCCTGGAAGAATAACCTTGACCCTTCAGGCAGGGCCGCCCTGGGAGTCCATCTCTCTGCTTACAACGCCGAGACTCCACTCAGCAACATGCCATCCAAGGTTATCGACAATATACCACGGATGATTGAAGTTCCCGGAGTTGCCATACAGAGCTAG
- the LOC108452463 gene encoding asparagine synthetase [glutamine-hydrolyzing] 1-like isoform X2: MCGILAVLGCSDDSQAKRVRVLELSRRLKHRGPDWSGLHQHGDCYLAHQRLAIVDPASGDQPLFNEDKSVVVTVNGEIYNHEELRKKLVNHKFRTGSDCDVIAHLYEEYGEDFVDMMDGIFSFVLLDTRDNSYIVARDAIGVTSLYIGWGLDGSVWISSEMKGLNDDCEHFECFPPGHLYSSKTGVFRRWYNPPWFSEAIPSVPYDPLVLRRAFENAVIKRLMTDVPFGVLLSGGLDSSLVASITARYLAGTKTAKHWGSQLHSFCVGLENSPDLKAAREVAEYLGTVHHEFHFTVQDGIDAIEDVIYHIETYDVTTIRASTPMFLMSRKIKSLGVKMVISGEGSDEIFGGYLYFHKAPNKDEFHHETCRKIKALHQYDCLRANKATSAWGLEARVPFLDKQFINVAMSIDPESKMIKKDEGRIEKWILRRAFDDEEHPYLPKHILYRQKEQFSDGVGYSWIDGLKAHADQHVTNKMMRNASNIFPHNTPTTKEAYYYRMIFERFFPQNSARLTVPGGATVACSTAKAVEWDSAWKNNLDPSGRAALGVHLSAYNAETPLSNMPSKVIDNIPRMIEVPGVAIQS, encoded by the exons atgTGTGGGATTTTAGCTGTTTTGGGTTGTTCTGACGATTCTCAGGCAAAAAGGGTTCGAGTGCTGGAACTTTCCCGCAG GCTGAAACACCGTGGTCCAGACTGGAGTGGCCTCCACCAACATGGAGACTGCTATTTGGCCCATCAACGCCTTGCCATCGTTGATCCTGCTTCGGGTGACCAACCTCTCTTTAACGAAGACAAGAGTGTTGTTGTCACG GTGAATGGAGAGATTTACAACCATGAAGAACTGAGGAAGAAATTGGTAAACCACAAGTTCAGGACTGGCAGTGACTGTGATGTTATTGCCCATCTG TACGAGGAGTATGGGGAAGACTTTGTGGATATGATGGATGGAATCTTCTCATTTGTGTTGCTTGATACCCGAGACAACAGCTACATTGTTGCACGTGATGCTATTGGGGTCACATCCCTCTACATTGGCTGGGGACTTGACG GTTCGGTTTGGATATCTTCCGAAATGAAAGGATTAAATGATGACTGTGAACACTTTGAGTGCTTTCCTCCTGGTCACTTGTACTCCAGCAAAACAGGAGTATTTAGAAGATGGTACAATCCACCATGGTTCTCTGAGGCCATTCCATCAGTTCCATACGATCCCCTTGTTCTAAGACGTGCTTTTGAAAAT GCTGTGATCAAAAGACTGATGACCGATGTACCTTTTGGAGTTCTTCTATCTGGAGGTCTCGATTCATCGTTGGTTGCTTCTATCACAGCTCGATACTTGGCTGGTACCAAGACTGCTAAACATTGGGGAAGCCAGCTCCATTCTTTTTGTGTTGGCCTCGAG AATTCACCAGATTTGAAGGCTGCAAGGGAGGTTGCAGAATATCTGGGAACGGTTCATCATGAGTTTCACTTTACTGTTCAA GATGGTATTGATGCCATCGAAGATGTCATCTACCACATAGAAACCTATGATGTTACCACAATCAGGGCAAGCACTCCAATGTTCTTGATGTCGCGGAAGATCAAGTCTTTAGGGGTGAAGATGGTTATATCTGGTGAAGGTTCTGATGAGATTTTTGGTGGGTATTTGTACTTCCACAAGGCACCAAATAAGGATGAATTCCACCACGAAACCTGCCGTAAG ATAAAGGCTCTTCACCAGTATGATTGTTTGAGAGCTAACAAAGCAACATCTGCATGGGGATTGGAGGCTCGAGTCCCATTCTTAGACAAGCAATTCATCAATGTTGCCATGTCTATAGACCCTGAATCAAAGATG ATAAAAAAGGATGAAGGACGCATCGAGAAGTGGATTCTTAGGAGGGCCTTCGATGATGAAGAACATCCCTATCTGCCAAAG CATATCCTTTACAGACAGAAAGAACAGTTTAGTGATGGTGTGGGTTATAGTTGGATTGATGGTCTCAAAGCACATGCTGACCAACAT GTAACCAATAAGATGATGCGTAACGCATCTAACATCTTCCCTCACAACACACCAACTACAAAAGAAGCTTACTACTACAGGATGATTTTCGAGAGATTCTTCCCTCAG AATTCGGCAAGATTGACCGTACCTGGAGGAGCTACCGTAGCATGCAGCACTGCTAAAGCAGTTGAGTGGGATTCTGCCTGGAAGAATAACCTTGACCCTTCAGGCAGGGCCGCCCTGGGAGTCCATCTCTCTGCTTACAACGCCGAGACTCCACTCAGCAACATGCCATCCAAGGTTATCGACAATATACCACGGATGATTGAAGTTCCCGGAGTTGCCATACAGAGCTAG
- the LOC108452477 gene encoding protein PMR5-like: protein MTLVSSHLFKPCLTFVFLALFQSHTTFSALILSLRNHRSYPQHPRPMFQTNRTTCALFAGTWVRDDTYPLYQYSNCPAIDAEFNCQMSGRPDSGYLKYRWQPLNCQLPRFDGLVFLSKMRGKTVMFVGDSLGRNQFESLICMILAANPQTQTQMNRAMPLSTFKFLEYGVSISYFRAPFLVDVDVMQGKRIVKLDDIAGNGNAWRMADVLVFNTGHWWGHEGSLRGWDLIQSGGKYYQDMDRLVAMEKGLRTWANWVDSNVDITRTRVFFQSASPDHYNPNEWSAAATATTAKNCYGETEPMKGTTYTSAYADQMGVVNEVIREMHVPTYLMDITMLSELRKDGHPSIYRGDFSPSQRANPQKSADCSHWCLPGLPDTWNELFYTVLFY, encoded by the exons ATGACCCTTGTTTCTTCTCATCTATTCAAGCCATGTCTAACCTTTGTTTTTCTAGCTTTGTTTCAGTCTCACACAACTTTCTCTGCTCTGATATTGAGCTTGAGGAACCACCGTAGCTACCCCCAACATCCAAGGCCAATGTTCCAAACCAACCGAACTACTTGTGCATTGTTTGCAGGGACTTGGGTCCGTGATGATACTTACCCATTGTACCAATACTCGAACTGCCCAGCCATAGACGCTGAATTCAACTGTCAAATGTCTGGGAGACCTGATTCCGGTTACCTTAAATATCGATGGCAGCCTCTCAATTGTCAGCTCCCAAG GTTCGATGGGCTTGTTTTTTTGTCGAAAATGAGAGGGAAAACAGTGATGTTCGTTGGTGATTCACTGGGAAGGAATCAATTTGAGTCTTTGATTTGTATGATTTTAGCTGCCAACCCCCAAACCCAGACTCAGATGAACAGAGCAATGCCTCTCTCTACTTTCAAGTTCCTG GAATATGGTGTATCCATATCATATTTTCGAGCTCCATTTTTGGTGGACGTAGATGTGATGCAAGGGAAGAGGATTGTAAAGTTAGACGACATAGCTGGAAATGGAAACGCCTGGCGAATGGCCGACGTGCTGGTGTTTAACACAGGCCATTGGTGGGGTCATGAAGGATCTCTTCGAGG GTGGGATTTGATTCAATCAGGAGGTAAATATTACCAGGACATGGATCGTTTGGTTGCTATGGAGAAAGGGCTAAGAACATGGGCCAATTGGGTTGACTCCAATGTCGACATAACTAGAACCAGAGTCTTTTTCCAGTCTGCTTCCCCCGACCATTACAA TCCAAATGAATGGAGTGCTGCAGCAACTGCGACGACTGCAAAAAACTGTTATGGAGAGACGGAACCAATGAAAGGAACTACGTACACCAGTGCATATGCAGATCAGATGGGTGTAGTGAATGAAGTCATCAGGGAGATGCATGTTCCTACATATTTGATGGACATAACAATGCTCTCTGAGCTTAGGAAAGACGGGCACCCATCAATTTACCGTGGTGATTTCAGCCCTTCTCAGAGGGCTAACCCGCAAAAGTCAGCTGATTGTAGCCATTGGTGCCTTCCCGGATTACCTGATACTTGGAATGAACTATTTTATACTGTATTATTCTACTAG